The following coding sequences are from one Triticum dicoccoides isolate Atlit2015 ecotype Zavitan chromosome 4A, WEW_v2.0, whole genome shotgun sequence window:
- the LOC119285728 gene encoding RNA-binding protein CP29B, chloroplastic-like gives MAATLFSISPMFLSLPSSSSSFKQAPSAFFPSKTPQHRALASASWRHPLASLAVSVSSDVETEVAQEFSEDLRVFVGNLPFSVDSAQLAGLFEQAGSVEMVEVIYDKLTGRSRGFGFVTMSTVEEVEEAVERLNGYVLDGRSLKVNSGPPPPRDQSSPRGFREQSGGFRQQSSRGPGGGDNRVYVGNLSWNVDDSALANLFNQQGSVLGARVIYDRESGRSRGFGFVTYGTSDEVEKAVSNLDGSDLDGRQIRVTVAEVRQPRREY, from the exons ATGGCGGCCACGCTCTTCTCCATCTCCCCCATGTTCCTCTCCctcccctcgtcctcctcctcatttAAGCAGGCCCCCTCCGCATTCTTTCCCTCGAAGACCCCGCAGCACCGCGCCCTCGCCTCCGCTAGCTGGAGGCACCCGCTCGCTTCCTTGGCCGTGTCCGTGTCGTCAGATGTCGAGACGGAGGTCGCCCAGGAGTTCTCGGAGGACCTAAGGGTGTTCGTTGGCAACCTCCCCTTCAGCGTCGACAGCGCTCAGCTAGCCGGCCTATTCGAGCAGGCTGGCTCCGTTGAGATGGTCGAG GTCATCTATGACAAATTGACTGGACGAAGCCGTGGATTTGGGTTTGTAACTATGTCTACTGTCGAAGAGGTTGAGGAGGCAGTTGAGCGGCTCAATGGCTAT GTACTTGATGGGAGAAGTTTGAAGGTGAATTCAGGGCCGCCACCACCCAGGGACCAATCCTCACCAAGAGGATTTAGAGAGCAATCAGGCGGATTCAGGCAGCAATCCTCACGTGGGCCTGGTGGTGGGGACAATAGGGTCTATGTGGGTAATCTTTCTTGGAATGTCGATGACTCAGCTCTTGCAAACTTATTCAATCAGCAAGGGAGTGTCTTGGGGGCCAGAGTCATCTATGACAGGGAGAGTGGGAGGTCAAGGGGATTTGGTTTTGTCACATATGGTACCAGTGATGAAGTTGAGAAAGCAGTATCTAATCTTGACGGCTCT GACTTGGATGGAAGACAGATCCGTGTTACAGTAGCAGAAGTGAGACAACCTAGGCGAGAATATTAA